The Syntrophorhabdus sp. genome has a window encoding:
- a CDS encoding acyltransferase encodes MGRDVGIDYLRSLVTVSVVAHHSALAYTTFSSFDAARYRESPMPVVDAARFWPLDILVSWNDLFFMSLMFFISGLFVASSIARKGGGRFMADRAKRLGVPFVLFSVVLSPIAFYPSWLLSASAGQGHYLASFFAGGTWNTGPLWFLWLLLVFCAVTAAAFRLLPRAMKGFAWTAGPTGTLPGVFLAVTLATIVPLSFFDLPDSLFLAGPFGLPHAPRVFLYFAWFLMGVMLGAGDMSRSLSRGNLRHWPLWLTLGGLSYVANALGPVLIPGLTPSATKVLLNATLSFCCVFTILGSLGLARRFFTKDLPIGDSLSDNAYGIYIFHYMFVLWAQFMLLTAPIPAGLKFLLAFAFALAASWTLTALARRTPLARVL; translated from the coding sequence TTGGGCCGGGATGTGGGGATCGATTACTTGCGGAGCCTTGTGACCGTGTCGGTGGTTGCCCATCACTCGGCGCTGGCGTACACGACGTTCAGCAGCTTCGACGCGGCGCGCTACAGGGAATCCCCGATGCCTGTCGTCGACGCGGCGCGGTTTTGGCCCCTCGATATCCTTGTGAGCTGGAACGACCTTTTCTTCATGTCCCTCATGTTCTTCATATCCGGGCTCTTCGTCGCCTCCTCCATCGCGCGCAAGGGGGGAGGACGGTTCATGGCGGACAGGGCAAAGCGGCTTGGAGTGCCTTTTGTCCTCTTTTCCGTCGTGCTGAGCCCGATCGCCTTCTATCCGTCCTGGCTTTTGAGCGCATCCGCCGGTCAGGGGCATTATCTGGCGAGTTTCTTCGCCGGCGGGACATGGAACACGGGGCCGCTGTGGTTTTTGTGGCTCCTTCTTGTCTTCTGCGCCGTCACGGCCGCGGCGTTTCGGCTCCTGCCCCGGGCCATGAAGGGCTTCGCCTGGACAGCCGGGCCGACGGGCACGCTCCCTGGCGTCTTTCTTGCCGTGACCCTGGCGACGATCGTTCCCCTGTCTTTCTTCGACCTGCCGGACTCGCTCTTCCTCGCCGGCCCCTTCGGGCTTCCCCACGCGCCGAGGGTCTTCCTCTATTTCGCCTGGTTCCTCATGGGCGTCATGCTGGGCGCCGGGGACATGTCACGCTCCCTCTCGCGGGGAAACCTCAGGCACTGGCCCCTCTGGCTCACCCTGGGAGGTTTGAGCTATGTCGCGAACGCCCTCGGCCCGGTGCTCATCCCCGGCCTCACGCCGTCGGCAACAAAGGTCCTTCTCAACGCCACCCTCTCCTTCTGCTGCGTCTTCACGATCCTTGGCAGCCTCGGCCTCGCCCGCAGGTTCTTCACGAAAGACCTGCCCATCGGCGACAGCCTCTCCGACAACGCCTACGGCATCTACATCTTCCACTACATGTTCGTCCTCTGGGCACAGTTCATGCTCCTTACCGCGCCCATCCCCGCAGGCCTCAAATTCCTCCTCGCCTTCGCCTTCGCCCTTGCTGCAAGCTGGACCCTAACGGCGCTGGCCCGCAGGACACCCCTTGCGAGAGTACTATAG
- a CDS encoding PIN domain-containing protein, whose protein sequence is MVGLDTGYFMGMMLGDRGIIGHWEALKEKEAAPCVSVLTLGEILYLTIRIGKPQQGRKMVEGIEKTCTVLDVNKAVVEKAAALKGGHGTPYIDSIIIASFLENGCNEIHTKDRKHFGAVKDKRAKVVVWE, encoded by the coding sequence ATGGTAGGCCTCGACACGGGTTACTTCATGGGGATGATGCTCGGAGACAGGGGCATCATCGGGCACTGGGAAGCCCTGAAGGAAAAAGAGGCCGCGCCCTGTGTGTCCGTTCTGACCCTGGGTGAGATCCTCTACCTCACCATACGGATAGGCAAACCGCAGCAGGGCAGGAAAATGGTCGAAGGCATAGAAAAAACGTGCACCGTCCTTGACGTCAACAAGGCGGTGGTCGAAAAGGCCGCCGCTCTCAAGGGAGGTCACGGCACCCCCTATATCGATTCCATCATCATCGCGTCCTTCCTCGAGAACGGATGCAACGAGATCCACACGAAAGACAGAAAACACTTCGGAGCGGTAAAGGACAAGAGAGCAAAGGTCGTCGTCTGGGAGTAG
- a CDS encoding type II toxin-antitoxin system VapC family toxin produces MNLVDSCGWLEYYADGPNADFYAGAIEDIDNLIVPVICIYEVFRKILQQRGEAPALQAVALMHQGLIVDLSSPLALSAAKIGVELKMPLADSIILATARVHNATVWTQDAHFKDIEGIRYVGKT; encoded by the coding sequence ATGAACCTCGTCGACTCATGCGGGTGGCTCGAGTACTACGCGGATGGCCCCAACGCGGACTTCTACGCCGGCGCCATCGAGGATATCGATAACCTCATCGTCCCCGTGATATGCATCTACGAGGTTTTCAGAAAGATATTGCAGCAACGGGGTGAGGCCCCGGCCCTGCAGGCCGTCGCGTTGATGCACCAGGGGCTCATCGTTGACCTGTCTTCCCCCCTGGCCCTTTCCGCCGCGAAGATTGGGGTGGAACTGAAAATGCCCCTCGCCGACAGCATCATCCTCGCCACAGCCCGCGTCCACAACGCGACCGTCTGGACGCAGGACGCGCACTTCAAGGACATCGAAGGCATCCGGTACGTGGGAAAAACCTGA
- a CDS encoding AbrB/MazE/SpoVT family DNA-binding domain-containing protein, producing the protein MKAVKVSPKYQVVIPREIRETMDIRPGTKVQVLLYENRIELIPVRSPAKMRGFVRGIDTTVEREEDDRA; encoded by the coding sequence ATGAAGGCGGTGAAGGTGTCTCCAAAGTACCAGGTGGTCATCCCCCGGGAGATCAGGGAGACCATGGATATCAGGCCCGGCACAAAGGTGCAGGTCCTCCTGTACGAGAATCGCATCGAGCTTATTCCCGTGAGGAGCCCGGCTAAGATGAGAGGCTTCGTAAGGGGGATCGATACCACGGTGGAGCGGGAGGAGGACGACAGGGCATGA